The sequence aaaAACCTATACCGTTATTGTATATGAAATCACAATATTAGGCTCTGGAACATGGAGAATCATGCTGGTAGCTGAGAATAGTaggcatgtatatatgcatgcaggtttTGGAAATACAGGTCAGTCGAGTCAGTAGTATATAAATATCTAGGCCTTTACTGAATGTATGGGAGTGTACTGGGCATATACAAATTGGTGGATAAATTATCTACTTAGCATGGCATCATTCATgattctatatatataggctatcaatattatagtgtttgatataattatatatagatagtCATGTGCATGGCCATTAAAGTTTGATGATATAATTACTTGTGCGACAACATAGGATGTGGTCTatatgttgtgctttggaggaataatgtgggaattTTGAATAAAGGCTGTAAGAATagccctttccttgccattcgtgaaatctggaacaggagcgtctttaggtcgatcaattagtgtggatccggcctcaccacgcctccaagtcattctattagtctagatccggctagcaattctagctgggactcccagttctagctccttttgtttagcgtgtcagagactgggagaagatgattggcactccctggctcctttggatgtacagctgtccagatccctagaacataccctccattctgacgagttatcagtgcatagggtgcttactagattcttgccagccagtacagttcaagctacacacagcaccgctcaactattctctaccccattatctagctaaatctggtccaactagacagcagacacagctagttaattcagtaaagccaggggtagccctacttctaccgttgttcagtacccacggtaacaattcctctgggctgggctaactagttgagccacgcctcccaattctcaaggctaggtacatgtctctgtctagctgcttcttcagcttcttgctcagttttgtggcttagagaaaggccagctactcagggggaagagtccagatgaaagtctggcagccaggtgacgtccaaacggtcagttattctttccaccaactttttaatctagtctagtcctgcttgcactgctactactactgctgcctactgctgctactcttcctagctagtcaaaggtttcttttttttttttttttttttttataactacatatgcacaaagagacatcaaagcttacatcaaaggacacagatttttagcctacttgactgataaggcggttacctagactacagtttgtttgtcagggaggagctcacatacaacttcatctaattcatcataacgattccttacccattgttgtaatttctacaacagattgccaaggaaagagataattacaacagaatttacaacagagtgggttagggcctctcatatacaactgaattctttatcacaattttattaatcattgaaataatacccctttcctcccctctccaaggccaatttagaccaggagagtaccatctaacaaaaatcagtcacacagcacattagctagcacatgtgtgtccgataacagagtgtcctttgcatattcttatgcgacagtggggacatgccattgcagtgtgttgctgctctctgctagggatcttctcccgaacacacacttgacagcgcccacgagacactccgacactatttgcactcacacgtgcgccctgtgatggggggaaaacgatatttagactggccagacctgaggcactgctacgagtacgtggcacacccaatagactatgaattagttccaatcgaaaccctttcaaaggcatggcctttgaacccaccctgacacagttgtgcctgtatagaatgtatgcattattcacactaacgtcaaggaattgaaagaaaatcctgaaccaataccgccgacactttctatcgtacccataggttttcctcatacgccctgtattgtcaactcctcccatgtacatgttatatgcagggagacagggggggacactctgagagcgtagggtaccgtctttgtgcattcgcattacagtgtggggcatatggtcagggaacacatttgttgcaaaggacacaactctacggtcgttaaacatagagtaagaaatatcaccaacagtcatggacgtatagtcacctttgtcgagtaccacatccttaagacttgctgggaaaccagcagcattcttcaaaattgtgccgacagtaaacacattttgcttagccaactcttctatcaatggaccggacgtgtaaaagttgtccatgtacacaacatgctgatgaccataaaaaggagtgagtaaacgatggactacatttttcacaagccctttcacagctatctttttcccagaggaatcggtgagcttaccactgtatacatcaaacacacagagatacccacagcatgaacatgagcagcaccataccttgaaccccagtttaacaggcttcttgggcatatgaattttcccgcttttacg comes from Halichondria panicea chromosome 7, odHalPani1.1, whole genome shotgun sequence and encodes:
- the LOC135338401 gene encoding piggyBac transposable element-derived protein 4-like, whose protein sequence is MELIGLLDTVSELEHTVRELEEDQEVCYDHDEPSDDDFETDLESDSDAAVEDDDEMVDGMAPTPKRRKLARDNGLQKAKSTGRYPVFGGVVGPVDQLDPSVTPCLDFVKLLWPDSLCEYIAEQTNLYARQCGAKGWSATNSAELWVFLGIVLEMGIHRLPEITDYWSKDPLLGVQCVSNVMSLKRFQSLWRYLHCEDNTSITDARKVTSKLKTVLETLKANYFMRYNPSQELSVDEMMIKYKGRKSGKIHMPKKPVKLGFKVWCCSCSCCGYLCVFDVYSGKLTDSSGKKIAVKGLVKNVVHRLLTPFYGHQHVVYMDNFYTSGPLIEELAKQNVFTVGTILKNAAGFPASLKDVVLDKGDYTSMTVGDISYSMFNDRRVVSFATNVFPDHMPHTVMRMHKDGTLRSQSVPPCLPAYNMYMGGVDNTGRMRKTYGYDRKCRRYWFRIFFQFLDVSVNNAYILYRHNCVRVGSKAMPLKGFRLELIHSLLGVPRTRSSASGLASLNIVFPPSQGARVSANSVGVSRGRCQVCVREKIPSREQQHTAMACPHCRIRICKGHSVIGHTCAS